Genomic segment of Aquarana catesbeiana isolate 2022-GZ linkage group LG02, ASM4218655v1, whole genome shotgun sequence:
GAAACGGATACATTTCAGGTTCCATGTCAGAAATTTCATTGTAGGATACTATAAACGCTCTCATTGGTTGACAGATGAAGCACAGGCTGTTATGATTGGCGGAGTTGGAAATTTTCAAACTGCCCGCCATAATTTTACAGTTTTCCATTATGCAACAATtagcccccccccatccatgggcggtagagaataatggaacaaaaaAGGGAGTTCCCCGGATTTTTTCACACAATACTGGATGAATTGTTCCTTCTAGTCTCTCCATTTGTGATGGATTGATGTTGGAAATAATTGTATCAATAAATGACAATCTAACACCGCACTCAAAGATAATTCTCTTATTCTCATGAGCCCCCCATTGTACAAATATGGTCCCCCAGGCCAAACATTCATAATCCCTTCAGATAAACCATAAAGTAGAAGAAATGTTCACCGATATAAGGCGGTAGTGTTGAAATAAAATGAGAAAAGGGACTTGGCAGTTTTTTTCCTAGTCAGCCTTCATATTTCCAGACGGGTCTCTGGAGAGATGAGAAGTGATGGATAGGGAAAGAGGGGGGCGGAGTGTCCCTGGCTGGACTGACAGGATTATTGTACAAGTGACTTAAGTTCTATCACAGCATGGAGCAGTCCAGAGGAAaagattagagaaaaaaaaatgagtagtgTAAAACATAATCGGTATGTAGTGGGTGTAGATGTCTATAGAGGAAGGAGGTGGGGAGATGTGTGGATGTCTTGTAGGGATTTCCCTGTCATGTAGTCGATGTGATGATGGAGTATATAGATCTCTTTGTATAGGAGGATGtggtggctctgaaaagagccttTGTGTTGGGATTAGTAGTAGTTcggagtgtgtgtctctctctatgCCCTCTCCCCGCGGATGCGGCGTGCCAGCTGGATGTCTTTGGGCATGATGGTGACCCTCTTGGCGTGGATGGCGCAGAGGTTGGTGTCCTCGAAGAGTCCGACGAGGTAAGCCTCAGAGGCCTCCTGCAGAGCCATGACGGCGGAGCTCTGGAAGCGCAGGTCGGTCTTGAAGTCCTGGGCGATCTCTCGGACGAGGCGCTGGAAGGGCAGCTTGCGGATGAGCAGCTCGGTGGATTTCTGGTAGCGGCGGATCTCTCGGAGAGCCACGGTGCCGGGCCTGTAGCGGTGAGGCTTCTTGACTCCGCCGGTGGCCGGGGCGCTCTTGCGGGCGGCTTtggtggccagctgcttgcggGGAGCTTTGCCTCCGGTGGACTTACGGGCTGTCTGCTTGGTTCTCGCCATGACTGTTCAGTGCTTCGCTGATACAAGGAACGTGAGCTTATGCCGCTCTGCAGcgctatttatacacatctccagccctctgattggacaatgagagcacactcctcctcctcattgaaaagcgcctttttttttttttttcaaattgcccgCCTAGATCTGCACGTTCTATTTTTGCAATAAATCGCTATTTTGTTTTCCCAAATCCAAAGTAAAATCTCCGCACATCACACAATACTCGGAGATCTCTGAACTCCTTCAATGTGGACTATTAATTAGAATAGAAAGTGTGAGCGGGGATTCCACACTGAGCAGCTGTTGTCTGTTCTGCCAAATACACAGCACAGGGATCAGGGGGATCCGTCCATGCTCACTTCTTATAGGTCACCGATCACGGTATACATCTGACTTATAAAGAACACTTTTCATGTCCCCTGTAATGGGGATCAGGGGGATTGTGGGGGGCTGAGGCTCTCTGCTCTCCGGACTCCATCACATCTATCGTTCCACTCTGCCACCTAGAGGTCATTCCGGGAACATCTCCGCCTTCACTGTCTTCTGTGGACAGCTCCACTATAGAGCCCATAGGATGTCTGTCACTGAAATCCTCTCTATGTTATGATCACTAAATGACACAATAAAGGCGGATGGAGGAGTCCCCTGAAGTGTCCCTCGTGTGCTTTCGAGGCTGTGGCCGGGGGGGAACGTTGTTTCTCACCTGGAAGACTTTTGGGTGAGAGTGCACACCTTAATGTACTCGGTAACAATGGTTAACATTCCctaaaaaaaaagctcaaatagGTCTCCTAATTTACAAACCGGTTGacagcaaccctaaacatacacAGAATCCTAAATGTTATGTTTTTGGGCAGCTAAAATATCTATAGGTACTGCTTAGAAGACACCTAGGTcgatctagagcagtggtcctcaaccttgctagtgctgtgaccccttgataaaatttcccaagttgtggggaccccaacagtaaaattatttttgtagcgtgggtggtcagcacccaaggcaagacaagtaatttgcgcccctaatggacattcagcgctccctgagttccttccattcgtacagtattgaaaccccttatggtacattttaggatgtgccactctttctctttgtttccctttctttctccatcctaatttcttattttttttccccattcctctctctagccatcttttctcttattctttccctccctttttctttgttcctccccctcttttcctctcccttccatgtattc
This window contains:
- the LOC141126727 gene encoding histone H3; the protein is MARTKQTARKSTGGKAPRKQLATKAARKSAPATGGVKKPHRYRPGTVALREIRRYQKSTELLIRKLPFQRLVREIAQDFKTDLRFQSSAVMALQEASEAYLVGLFEDTNLCAIHAKRVTIMPKDIQLARRIRGERA